A genomic segment from Cyprinus carpio isolate SPL01 chromosome A22, ASM1834038v1, whole genome shotgun sequence encodes:
- the LOC109068913 gene encoding complement factor H-like, whose protein sequence is MRVPVKLLTFSFWLFFLNCSQCQECLPEDIKYENTELAAKASYADGETVRVNCIKGYIGLYKIKCEKGEWKTSIERPCAKKKCSNPGDIANGDFKLTEGKEFAFGATVVYTCKNGYEMTSRINHRTCTAQGWDNTLPVCEAIKCPAIRTDGDVTASGNTEKGRYGDVIHFECVSSDKKIDGSSDIHCKESGEWSDVVPTCKENICAPPYIPNAEIVGGQRPKYTINSGIEYKCSPGFEPEQPVQITCDSQGQWTEIQQCTAMCAAPYIPNAEIVGGQRPNYKINSIIQYKCSPGFEPEQPVQITCDSQRQWTEIQQCTAMCAPPYIPNAEIVGGQRPSYRINSVIQYKCSPGFEPKEPLQISCDFQPQWIDIQTCTAMCAPPYIPNAEIVGGQRPSYRINSVLDINCSPGFKPEQPVQITCDSQQQWTEIHQCTDK, encoded by the exons ATGAGAGTTCCTGTAAAACTCCTCACCTTTAGCTTCTGGttgtttttcttaaattgttCCCAATGTCAAG AATGTCTTCCAGAggacattaaatatgaaaacacagaGCTAGCTGCGAAAGCTTCATACGCTGATGGTGAAACAGTGAGAGTGAACTGCATAAAAGGTTATATCGGCTtgtataaaataaagtgtgaaaaagGAGAATGGAAGACATCCATTGAGCGACCGTGTGCAA AGAAGAAATGTAGTAATCCAGGCGACATAGCAAATGGTGATTTTAAACTTACAGAGGGGAAGGAGTTTGCTTTTGGAGCAACAGTGGTGTATACTTGTAAGAACGG ATATGAAATGACAAGCAGAATCAATCATCGTACCTGCACAGCTCAAGGATGGGACAATACTCTTCCTGTTTGTGAGG CTATAAAATGTCCAGCTATTCGCACAGACGGGGATGTAACAGCATCAGGCAACACAGAGAAGGGACGTTATGGTGATGTTATTCACTTTGAGTGTGTATCTTCTGACAAAAAGATAGACGGAAGTAGTGACATTCACTGCAAAGAGAGTGGAGAATGGAGTGACGTTGTTCCAACATGCAAAG AAAACATTTGTGCACCACCTTACATCCCAAATGCAGAGATCGTGGGAGGTCAGAGACCAAAGTACACAATCAATTCAGGAATAGAATATAAATGTAGTCCTGGATTTGAACCAGAGCAGCCTGTACAAATCACCTGTGATTCCCAGGGCCAGTGGACAGAAATACAGCAATGCACTG CAATGTGTGCAGCACCTTACATCCCAAATGCAGAGATTGTAGGAGGTCAGAGACCAAACTACAAAATCAattcaataatacaatataaatgtagTCCTGGATTTGAACCAGAGCAGCCTGTACAAATCACCTGTGATTCCCAACGCCAGTGGACAGAAATACAGCAATGCACTG CAATGTGTGCACCACCTTACATCCCAAATGCAGAGATTGTGGGAGGTCAGAGACCAAGCTACAGAATCAATTCagtaatacaatataaatgtagTCCTGGATTTGAACCAAAGGAGCCTTTACAAATCTCCTGTGATTTCCAACCCCAGTGGATAGACATACAGACCTGCACTG CAATGTGTGCACCACCTTACATCCCAAATGCAGAGATTGTGGGAGGTCAGAGACCAAGCTACAGAATCAATTCTGTGCTCGATATAAATTGTTCCCCTGGATTTAAACCTGAGCAGCCTGTACAAATCACCTGTGATTCCCAACAACAATGGACAGAAATACATCAATGCACTG ATAAGTGA